One genomic segment of Hordeum vulgare subsp. vulgare chromosome 2H, MorexV3_pseudomolecules_assembly, whole genome shotgun sequence includes these proteins:
- the LOC123427133 gene encoding S-adenosylmethionine decarboxylase proenzyme, which yields MAAPTSAIGFEGYEKRLEITFNEASIFADPHGRGLRALSRAQIDSVLDLARCTIVSELSNKDFDSYVLSESSLFIYSQKIVIKTCGTTMLLLTIPRILELAEELCMPLAAVKYSRGMFIFPGAQPAPHRSFSEEVDVLNRYFGHLKSGGNAYVIGDPAKPGQKWHIYYATEQPEQPMVTLEMCMTGLDKKKASVFFKTSADGHVSCAKEMTKLSGISNIIPEMEVCDFDFEPCGYSMNAINGSAFSTIHVTPEDGFSYASYEVQGMDASALVYGDIVKRVLRCFGPSEFSVAVTIFGGRGHAATWGKKLDAEAYDCNNIVEQELPCGGVLIYQSFTANEEVAVSAGSPRSVFHCFEGENVESGHPLVKEGKLANLLAWRAEEDSLEEGAVLCE from the coding sequence ATGGCCGCCCCGACCTCTGCGATCGGGTTTGAGGGCTACGAGAAGCGCCTCGAGATCACCTTCAACGAGGCATCAATCTTTGCTGACCCTCATGGTCGTGGCCTGCGCGCCCTCTCTAGGGCCCAGATTGACTCTGTTCTTGATCTTGCACGGTGCACCATTGTGTCCGAGCTCTCCAACAAGGACTTTGACTCGTATGTGCTATCTGAGTCGAGCCTGTTTATCTACTCTCAGAAGATTGTGATCAAGACCTGTGGGACTACCATGCTTCTGCTCACCATTCCAAGGATTCTTGAGCTAGCTGAGGAGCTGTGCATGCCGCTTGCTGCCGTGAAGTACTCCCGTGGGATGTTCATCTTCCCCGGCGCACAGCCTGCTCCCCACAGGAGCTTCTCTGAGGAGGTTGATGTCCTGAACCGCTACTTCGGCCACCTGAAGTCTGGTGGCAATGCCTATGTGATTGGCGACCCAGCGAAGCCTGGCCAGAAGTGGCACATCTACTATGCCACTGAGCAACCCGAGCAGCCCATGGTCACCCTGGAGATGTGCATGACTGGGCTTGACAAGAAGAAGGCCTCTGTCTTCTTCAAGACTTCTGCTGATGGCCACGTCTCCTGTGCCAAGGAGATGACCAAGCTCTCTGGTATCTCCAACATCATCCCTGAGATGGAGGTGTGCGACTTCGACTTCGAGCCCTGCGGCTACTCCATGAACGCCATCAACGGATCTGCCTTCTCCACCATCCATGTGACCCCCGAGGACGGCTTCAGCTACGCGAGCTATGAGGTCCAGGGCATGGACGCCTCCGCCCTGGTCTACGGCGACATCGTCAAGAGGGTTCTCCGGTGCTTCGGCCCTTCAGAGTTCTCTGTGGCGGTCACCATCTTCGGTGGCCGCGGCCACGCCGCCACCTGgggcaagaagctcgacgccgagGCATACGACTGCAACAACATCGTGGAGCAGGAGCTCCCCTGCGGGGGCGTCCTCATCTACCAGAGCTTTACCGCGAATGAAGAGGTTGCTGTCTCCGCCGGGTCGCCCAGGTCCGTCTTCCACTGCTTCGAGGGCGAGAATGTGGAGAGCGGCCACCCTCTGGTCAAGGAAGGCAAGCTTGCCAACCTGCTCGCATGgcgggcggaggaggattctctggaGGAGGGCGCGGTGCTGTGCGAGTGA